In the genome of Burkholderia sp. PAMC 26561, one region contains:
- a CDS encoding ABC transporter permease translates to MSLSTRLTLRHRAALCSLAVLALLVIVWEAATLPDVPTAKIQTTASAEATEYAMLMGKIPETGAADSAPAKVTGFPTPAQFVEEASTQIAHPFHDDGPNDKGIGIQLGFSLVRVATGYILALLVAVPLGFLIGMSELAFLTFNPFIQVLKPISPLAWMPIALYTIKSSSASAVFVIFICSVWPMLVNTVFGVAAVRRDWLNVARTLEVPPLRRALTVILPAAAPTIVTGMRISMGIAWLVIVAAEMLVGGTGIGYFLWNEWNNLSLSNVLFSVLLIGLVGMGLDFLFAQLQRKVTYVD, encoded by the coding sequence ATGTCGCTATCAACGCGTTTAACGCTCAGGCATAGGGCCGCGCTGTGCTCGCTGGCGGTGCTGGCGCTGCTGGTCATCGTCTGGGAGGCGGCAACGTTGCCTGACGTACCAACCGCCAAAATACAGACAACAGCAAGCGCCGAAGCCACTGAATACGCCATGCTGATGGGCAAGATTCCGGAGACGGGTGCAGCGGATTCAGCGCCAGCGAAGGTGACCGGTTTTCCGACTCCGGCGCAGTTCGTCGAGGAAGCATCGACGCAGATCGCGCATCCCTTCCATGACGACGGTCCGAACGATAAAGGGATTGGCATTCAGCTCGGCTTTTCGCTTGTCCGCGTAGCGACCGGTTATATCCTGGCGCTGCTTGTGGCCGTGCCGCTTGGCTTCCTGATCGGCATGTCAGAGCTCGCGTTCCTGACATTCAATCCCTTTATCCAGGTACTCAAGCCCATCTCGCCCCTTGCCTGGATGCCAATCGCGCTTTACACCATCAAGAGTTCATCGGCCTCCGCCGTGTTCGTGATCTTTATCTGCTCCGTCTGGCCCATGCTGGTCAACACCGTGTTCGGTGTAGCGGCGGTCCGCCGTGACTGGCTAAATGTTGCGCGCACACTCGAAGTGCCGCCGCTGCGACGGGCGCTGACCGTGATCTTGCCGGCTGCCGCACCTACTATCGTGACCGGCATGCGCATCTCAATGGGTATCGCATGGCTTGTGATCGTCGCGGCCGAGATGCTAGTGGGCGGCACGGGCATCGGCTATTTCCTGTGGAACGAATGGAACAACCTGTCGCTGTCCAACGTGCTGTTTTCGGTGCTGCTAATCGGGCTGGTCGGCATGGGCCTCGATTTCCTCTTTGCTCAACTTCAACGCAAGGTGACGTATGTTGACTGA
- the cynS gene encoding cyanase — protein sequence MISGRTEVTQMIVSAKVAKGLKWSDIAEKIGQSKEWTTAACLGQMTLNKAQAEMMGEIFGLSEEAVAWLQIVPYKGSLPSAVPTDPLIYRWYEIVSVYGTTIKELIHEEFGDGIMSAIDFSMDIQREADPKGDRVKVVLSGKFLPYKSY from the coding sequence ATGATTTCCGGTCGCACTGAAGTAACACAAATGATCGTATCCGCCAAAGTCGCCAAGGGTTTGAAATGGAGCGATATTGCCGAAAAAATCGGGCAGAGCAAGGAGTGGACGACCGCCGCGTGTCTGGGTCAGATGACACTGAACAAGGCTCAGGCAGAAATGATGGGGGAGATTTTCGGATTGTCCGAAGAAGCCGTGGCGTGGCTGCAAATCGTCCCTTACAAGGGCTCGTTGCCCAGTGCTGTGCCGACCGACCCGCTGATCTATCGCTGGTATGAAATCGTCAGCGTGTATGGCACCACGATCAAGGAATTAATCCACGAAGAATTTGGCGACGGCATCATGAGCGCCATCGACTTTTCGATGGACATCCAGCGCGAAGCGGACCCGAAGGGCGACCGTGTAAAAGTTGTTTTATCCGGAAAATTCCTGCCGTACAAGAGCTATTAA
- a CDS encoding CmpA/NrtA family ABC transporter substrate-binding protein — protein sequence MESHNRYGPFDGHTALGGCACGRHPSQAEHVRASATDADSLSRDFVEAAAVRALFPRDTARRAFIRAVGKSAAIAAVYSVLPISAMQEAFAEDKSGNLEKRDLNVGFLPVTCATPLIAAEPLGYYKEQGLNVTLRKVGGWALVRDQMLNHELAASHMLAPMPLAISMGIGSQPSPTRVATIQNVNGQAIVLALKHKDNRDPRNWKGFRFAIPFDFSMHNFLLRYYLAEHGIDPDRDVQLRVTPPAEMIANLRAGNIDGFLGPDPFNQRAVFDEVGFIHVLSRDIWAGHPCCSFSVPEAFIRQNPNTFAALYRANLKAAAFAHESSNRPALAKMISAPAYLNQPELVVRQVLTGTFADGLGHVQRVPDRVDFDPLPWYSMAVWMMTQMKRWGYVKGEVDYQALAEKVFLMTDARNAMRQVGEPIPAAANAGGYRPITVMGHPFDSSRPDDYLHSFAIKRA from the coding sequence ATGGAGAGCCACAACCGTTACGGTCCTTTCGACGGTCACACGGCGCTAGGCGGCTGCGCATGCGGACGGCATCCAAGTCAGGCGGAGCACGTCCGAGCCAGCGCGACCGACGCTGACTCGCTCTCAAGGGACTTTGTAGAGGCGGCTGCAGTGCGCGCGTTGTTCCCCCGCGATACCGCGCGGCGCGCGTTTATCCGTGCGGTCGGCAAGAGCGCCGCGATAGCCGCGGTGTACAGCGTGCTGCCCATATCAGCGATGCAGGAAGCTTTTGCCGAAGACAAGAGCGGCAACCTCGAGAAGCGCGACCTGAACGTCGGCTTCCTGCCGGTCACGTGCGCGACGCCGCTCATTGCCGCCGAACCGCTTGGCTACTACAAAGAGCAGGGACTCAACGTCACCTTACGCAAAGTCGGCGGTTGGGCACTCGTCCGGGACCAGATGCTGAACCATGAGCTTGCCGCGTCCCACATGCTTGCGCCTATGCCGCTGGCGATATCGATGGGAATTGGTTCGCAGCCCTCCCCAACCCGGGTGGCAACCATTCAGAACGTCAATGGCCAGGCCATCGTACTCGCGCTGAAGCACAAGGACAATCGCGATCCGCGCAACTGGAAAGGCTTCAGGTTTGCGATTCCCTTCGATTTTTCGATGCACAACTTCCTGCTGCGTTATTACCTGGCGGAGCATGGCATCGACCCGGATCGCGACGTGCAATTACGCGTGACGCCACCCGCTGAGATGATCGCAAATTTGCGGGCGGGCAACATCGACGGATTTCTTGGACCGGACCCGTTCAACCAGCGTGCTGTGTTCGATGAAGTGGGATTTATTCACGTGTTGTCGCGAGACATCTGGGCGGGTCATCCGTGCTGTTCGTTCAGCGTGCCCGAGGCGTTTATCCGGCAGAATCCGAACACGTTTGCCGCCCTTTACCGTGCGAATCTGAAGGCGGCCGCGTTCGCCCACGAGTCTTCGAATCGCCCTGCGCTCGCGAAAATGATCTCGGCGCCGGCCTATCTGAACCAACCGGAACTCGTCGTGCGCCAAGTGTTGACAGGAACCTTCGCCGACGGCCTCGGCCACGTTCAACGCGTGCCCGATCGCGTCGATTTCGACCCGTTGCCATGGTATTCCATGGCGGTCTGGATGATGACGCAGATGAAGCGATGGGGTTACGTCAAGGGCGAGGTGGACTATCAGGCGCTCGCTGAAAAAGTCTTCCTGATGACCGATGCCCGCAACGCGATGCGTCAGGTCGGCGAGCCGATCCCCGCTGCTGCAAATGCCGGCGGTTACAGGCCTATCACCGTCATGGGCCACCCGTTCGATTCGAGCCGTCCTGACGACTACCTTCATAGTTTCGCCATCAAGCGCGCGTGA
- a CDS encoding FAD-dependent oxidoreductase: MNAIISDWRQYICRACGVIYDEQAGDPDSGLAPGTRFADIPDSWVCPLCGVQKSDFAPYEPVVVSREEREAVVTRETGVVIVGGGTAGWAVAEALRALDADVPITLVTACEGDRYRKPELSVALSQKKTTQSMIAEAATAAATRLKVSLLRNTFAIGLSPSLHQLRTTAGAVTYTQLVLAQGACPVMPDALPKDLCWRINDLAMWGGVQRAVASGPKRIAVIGAGLIGCELAEDFARAGHHVTVLDVHTAPLTGLLPEKASARLLSSWATAGVQYKASRMVASVTQNYQGERIIQTTNGETLRADLVLSATGLATEPRLARAAGLSFENGIVVDSHTLRTSAPDIYALGDCISLEGAPCRYIEPIAGQAEAIAHAVLKRPHPGYQHQPPVLRVKTRSLPILMRGVPSRDLQWEVVDEDDQYLSMAQYCDGVVTASLKVGQRSLELAE, from the coding sequence ATGAACGCCATCATCAGCGACTGGAGGCAATACATCTGCCGCGCGTGCGGCGTGATCTACGACGAGCAAGCGGGCGACCCCGACAGCGGCCTCGCACCCGGCACGCGTTTCGCCGATATCCCCGATAGCTGGGTGTGCCCGCTATGCGGCGTCCAGAAGAGCGATTTCGCGCCTTATGAGCCGGTGGTGGTATCGCGTGAAGAACGCGAAGCGGTGGTTACGCGTGAAACGGGTGTTGTAATCGTGGGTGGCGGCACGGCGGGATGGGCGGTTGCTGAAGCACTACGCGCGCTCGATGCCGACGTGCCCATCACGCTGGTGACTGCCTGCGAAGGCGACCGATATCGCAAGCCTGAGCTATCGGTTGCGTTGAGCCAGAAGAAGACCACCCAGTCGATGATCGCAGAAGCCGCGACCGCTGCTGCCACGCGCCTGAAAGTAAGCCTGCTGCGCAACACCTTTGCGATCGGACTTTCTCCGTCGCTGCATCAGTTGCGCACCACCGCAGGCGCCGTCACCTACACGCAGCTGGTGCTGGCCCAAGGCGCGTGCCCGGTCATGCCGGACGCCTTGCCCAAGGACTTATGCTGGCGCATCAATGATCTCGCCATGTGGGGCGGCGTGCAGCGCGCGGTTGCGTCAGGTCCGAAACGGATTGCCGTGATCGGGGCGGGATTGATCGGTTGCGAACTGGCGGAGGACTTTGCGCGCGCCGGTCATCACGTCACCGTACTCGATGTGCACACGGCACCGCTCACAGGTCTCTTGCCCGAGAAGGCATCGGCACGACTTTTGAGTAGCTGGGCAACGGCGGGCGTGCAGTACAAGGCGAGCCGCATGGTCGCAAGCGTCACGCAGAACTACCAGGGTGAGCGCATCATACAGACGACGAATGGCGAGACCTTGCGCGCCGACCTCGTGCTGTCTGCAACCGGCCTCGCCACTGAACCAAGACTCGCGCGAGCAGCCGGATTGAGCTTTGAAAATGGCATCGTGGTCGATTCGCATACCTTGCGAACCAGCGCGCCGGATATTTATGCGCTCGGCGATTGCATCAGCCTGGAAGGTGCGCCCTGCCGGTATATCGAACCGATAGCGGGGCAAGCAGAAGCCATTGCTCACGCCGTGCTCAAGCGCCCTCACCCGGGCTATCAACACCAGCCGCCCGTACTGCGCGTGAAGACGCGGTCACTGCCTATTTTGATGCGCGGTGTGCCGTCTCGTGATTTGCAATGGGAAGTAGTCGACGAGGATGATCAATACCTGTCCATGGCGCAGTATTGCGACGGCGTGGTCACTGCCTCATTGAAAGTCGGTCAGCGCAGCCTCGAGCTCGCGGAGTAA
- a CDS encoding acyl-CoA dehydrogenase family protein has translation MLADRARVGRWTDDAVMADVERISDGPLKDAAVRIDEGHYPLEILAALGRAGALGVHLDRYGARVGVSVDAMQRASRACGATGFLMWSHDVCGLYMEQSGNPALRGARLDAHAEGRTFGGTALSNPMKAFSGIEPMMLRATRVPGGYRINGALPWVSHIAAGQYCGAIAGVQRDDGTVTHEVMFMLDCDARVELRPCPVFSGMEGTSTWGVRLNDYFVGEAQIIADPARPFIARIRPAFILLQVGMALGVAQGAIDSILEVEPMLGHVNRFLSDRPNELRAELDDTAQQAQRLARTPYDGSRDYLLEVLDVRARGSELALRAAQASLLHQGARGYLMSAAPQRRIRESHFVAIVTPALKHLRFEMARLCKEEFPA, from the coding sequence ATGCTTGCCGACCGCGCGCGCGTCGGACGCTGGACCGACGACGCCGTCATGGCGGATGTAGAACGCATTTCGGATGGACCGCTGAAGGATGCGGCGGTGCGCATCGACGAAGGGCATTATCCGCTCGAGATCCTGGCGGCGCTTGGACGGGCCGGCGCGCTTGGGGTGCATCTGGATCGCTACGGCGCGCGCGTGGGTGTGTCTGTGGATGCCATGCAGCGCGCGAGCCGTGCGTGCGGTGCGACCGGTTTCCTGATGTGGTCGCACGATGTCTGCGGGCTGTACATGGAGCAATCCGGCAATCCGGCGCTGAGGGGCGCGCGGCTCGATGCGCACGCCGAAGGCCGGACGTTCGGCGGTACCGCCCTGTCGAATCCGATGAAAGCGTTTTCCGGCATCGAACCCATGATGCTGCGTGCGACGCGTGTCCCCGGTGGTTACCGGATCAACGGCGCGTTGCCATGGGTCAGCCATATCGCGGCCGGACAATATTGTGGCGCCATTGCCGGCGTGCAGCGCGACGATGGCACGGTGACGCATGAAGTGATGTTCATGCTCGATTGCGACGCGCGGGTCGAACTACGTCCCTGCCCCGTGTTCTCGGGCATGGAAGGCACCAGCACATGGGGCGTGAGACTCAACGATTACTTTGTTGGCGAAGCCCAGATCATTGCGGACCCGGCGAGGCCGTTCATCGCACGGATCCGGCCGGCATTCATCCTGCTGCAGGTCGGCATGGCGCTCGGCGTGGCCCAGGGTGCTATTGACTCGATCCTCGAAGTCGAGCCGATGCTTGGCCACGTCAACCGTTTCCTAAGCGACCGCCCGAACGAACTGCGCGCCGAACTCGACGACACCGCCCAGCAGGCGCAACGCCTCGCCAGAACGCCGTATGACGGCAGCAGGGACTATTTGCTCGAAGTCCTGGATGTCCGCGCGCGCGGCTCCGAACTGGCATTGCGAGCCGCGCAGGCGTCGCTGCTGCATCAGGGCGCACGCGGTTACCTGATGAGCGCCGCGCCTCAACGGCGCATCCGTGAATCGCATTTCGTGGCGATCGTCACACCCGCACTCAAGCACCTGCGTTTTGAAATGGCACGGCTCTGCAAAGAGGAGTTCCCGGCATGA
- a CDS encoding MBL fold metallo-hydrolase translates to MIFRQFFDPASSTFTYLLVSRENGEALIIDPVKSQSETYVAAINAMGARLVHAIDTHTHADHITALGDLRDATGCVTIMGDMSKALCVSQRVREGDLLKVDGIELKAIYTPGHTDESFSFVLNPAKPQAVFSGDVLLIRGSGRTDFQGGDARRSWDSIVNKLFTLPDETVLYPAHDYKGCTASTIGDERRLNPRLAGRTESEYVATMEGLRLPNPAMMDIAVPANLACGQ, encoded by the coding sequence ATGATCTTCCGACAGTTCTTCGATCCAGCGTCAAGCACATTCACGTACCTTTTGGTATCGCGCGAAAATGGCGAGGCGCTGATCATCGATCCCGTCAAATCGCAGTCGGAGACCTACGTGGCGGCGATTAACGCCATGGGTGCGCGACTCGTTCACGCGATTGATACCCATACGCACGCCGATCACATCACAGCACTAGGTGACTTGCGTGATGCAACGGGTTGCGTGACGATCATGGGCGACATGTCCAAAGCGCTGTGTGTGTCGCAACGTGTGCGTGAGGGCGATCTGCTGAAGGTGGATGGGATTGAACTGAAGGCGATCTATACGCCGGGCCATACCGATGAATCGTTCAGTTTTGTACTGAATCCGGCAAAGCCGCAAGCCGTTTTTAGCGGCGACGTATTGCTGATTCGCGGCAGCGGCCGCACCGACTTCCAGGGCGGGGATGCCCGCCGCTCCTGGGATTCAATCGTCAATAAGCTCTTTACGTTGCCCGACGAAACCGTGCTCTACCCGGCGCATGACTATAAAGGCTGCACAGCGTCGACCATAGGCGATGAGCGTCGGCTTAATCCTCGTCTGGCCGGCAGGACTGAAAGCGAATATGTCGCCACTATGGAAGGGCTTCGTCTGCCGAATCCCGCGATGATGGACATCGCCGTTCCTGCAAACCTGGCGTGTGGACAATAG
- a CDS encoding ABC transporter ATP-binding protein: MLTDTASQTGQTANAAPFIRVEGLSKRYKKDAPPVFENVSFAIGQGEFVCVIGHSGCGKSTILNVVAGLEEASSGHVIMGNREISGPGLDRGVVFQGHALLPWLTVEANIAFAVRSRHPTWTRAQIAEHGMRFIDMVGLKGSEKKKPSELSGGMKQRVGIARAFALEPKMLLLDEPFGALDALTRGVIQDELLKICAATRQTVFMITHDVDEAILLSSKIMLMNNGPRARIAEIVVNTLPADRQRETIHHDPQFYRIRNHLVDFLVRRSREFGPSDEDEQTQPRLVRPGLDNDGASAGHSGALIRAIA; encoded by the coding sequence ATGTTGACTGACACGGCTAGCCAGACGGGACAGACGGCGAATGCGGCCCCTTTCATCCGCGTTGAAGGCCTTTCCAAGCGATACAAGAAAGACGCGCCACCCGTCTTCGAGAACGTCAGTTTTGCCATTGGGCAAGGCGAATTTGTCTGCGTAATCGGACATTCCGGCTGCGGGAAAAGTACGATCCTTAACGTAGTTGCCGGGCTTGAAGAAGCAAGCAGCGGCCACGTCATCATGGGCAACCGGGAGATATCAGGGCCGGGGCTTGACCGCGGCGTGGTGTTCCAGGGACACGCGCTTCTGCCGTGGCTCACGGTGGAAGCGAACATTGCGTTCGCCGTGCGGTCGCGGCATCCAACATGGACGCGCGCGCAGATAGCGGAGCACGGCATGCGGTTCATCGACATGGTGGGATTGAAGGGCTCGGAAAAGAAAAAACCGTCCGAGTTGTCAGGGGGCATGAAACAGCGCGTCGGCATTGCGCGGGCCTTTGCCCTCGAACCCAAAATGCTGTTACTCGACGAACCGTTCGGCGCGCTCGACGCCCTCACCCGTGGCGTCATTCAAGACGAGTTGCTGAAGATCTGCGCGGCAACGCGGCAGACCGTCTTCATGATCACGCACGACGTGGACGAAGCCATCCTGCTTTCCAGCAAGATCATGCTGATGAACAACGGGCCCCGTGCGCGAATTGCAGAGATTGTCGTGAACACGCTGCCGGCTGATCGCCAGCGCGAAACCATTCATCACGACCCGCAGTTTTATCGGATACGCAATCACTTGGTCGACTTCCTCGTGCGTCGTTCGCGTGAGTTCGGGCCGTCCGATGAAGACGAGCAAACCCAGCCGCGTCTCGTGCGTCCAGGCCTGGACAACGACGGCGCGTCCGCAGGACATTCCGGCGCGCTCATCCGGGCCATCGCTTGA